CTGGCGGGCGCGCGGCACCGCGTGGATGGTGACGGGCGCCTAGCCGAAGGGGCCCGTCTGCGACGCGCGTCGGCGTGCGACCCTCACGCGTCCGCGGACCCCGACGGCGTGGCGTAGCGCGCCGCGAACGCGCCCGGCGTCATCCCCGTGACGCGCCGGAAGTCGCGCGACAGGTGCGGCTCGTCGGCGTACCCGAGGCGGGCGGCGACGTCGGCGACGGTCGTGCCCCCCGCGCGCAGCAGCCCGGCGGCCTCGTGCAGCCGACGACGCTGCACCAGCCACTTCGGCGACAGCCCGAGCCTGCGTCGCGTCAGTCGCTGCAACGACCGCTCCGTCATGCCGAACCGCTCGCACAGCTGGGCGACGCGCAGCAGCTCGGGGTCGTGCTCGACGGCGTCGACGATCGCGTTCACCTGACGGCCCTCGTCGTCCACCGGCAGCCACCGCCGCAGGAGCTCGCCGACCAGGTCGGTCGCCGCGTGCTGCCGGGACTCGTCGGTCGGGTCCGGTCCCATCTCCGCGCGCACGTCCGCGACCAGCCGTCCGACGTCCGCCGCCGGCGTGGTCCCCGCGAGCGCCGCCGCGACGTCGGCGTGCCGACCCGTCCACGCCGCGACCGACCCGCCCGTGAGGAGCGCCCCCGCCGCGGGCTGGAGCAGCACGCCGACCGCCCAGCCGCGGCCGGTGAGCGTCGTCGTCGACAGGCCCGGCGCGACGCCGTAGAACCGCGCGTAGGAGTCGGCGACGACGACGAGGCAGACGGGGTACTGCAACACCTGCTGCGCGGCCGACCCGTTGCCCGGCACGTCCCACGTCGGCACCCAGTACCGGCGGACGAGGTCCGTGAGGTCGGCCTCGGGCGCCCACCGGCCGATGCGGAACGACCGGTCGGCGGGGTCGACGAGGTGCGCGCGCTCGACCTCGTCGACCGCCGCACCGGACCCGCCCCGCGCGTGCGCGGCCCCGCGAGCCGCCGGCGTCGTGCGTCCGGCCGCTGCGTGGTCGCCCGTGTCGGGTTTCATCAAGCCGCCCTCCGTCCCGCCGCCTAGCGTCGCAGTCATGACCGACAACCCGACCCTGCAGACCTACGCCCGCCACGCCGACGGCATGCAGGCGACGCTCGACGCGATCGCCGCGCCGTCCTGGGACTCCCCTTCGGCCTGCGCGGGCTGGACGGGGCGCGACGTCGTCGCCCACCTCGTCGACAGCCAGCGTGACTTCCTCACGACGCACGGTGCCGCGCTCGGCCCGCGCCCCGACCTCGCCGATCCCGCCGCGGCCTGGCGCGCGCACACCGCCGAGGTCCGGGGGCTGCTCGCCGAGCCCGGCTTCGTCGAGCGCGAGTACGAGAGCTTCGGGTCGACGACGACCGTCGGGGCGACGCTCGACATGTTCTACGGCTTCGACATGATCGCCCACCGCTGGGACGTCACCGCCGCCGACGGTCGCGCGTACACGTTCGACGACGCCGACCTCGACGTCATCGAGGGGATGGTCGCGGCGATGGGCGACACCCTCTACACGAGCGGCGTCTGCGCGCCGGCCCTCGACGTCGCCCCCGACGCCGACCGCCAGACGCGGGCCCTCGCCGCCCTCGGCCGACCGGCGACGGTCGGCGTCTGACGCGCTCACCCGGAGCGCCTGTCCGCTGAGGGCAGACACGACACCGGGCCCGACGACGGCGACGCGGGTCTAGCGTGGCGGGCAGGCGCGACGACGACGGGAGCACCCATGACGCACGAGCTGACGGCCCGGCCGCACCGGGTCGCGCACCCCTCCGACGCCGCCGGCCCGGCGGGCCACCGGGTCGGGGACCGCGTCGAGCCGCTGCTCCGCCGGCTCGTCGGCGCGATCCTCCGCGAGCGCCGCGAGGACCAGGGCCGCACGCTGCGCGACGTCGCCGTCGACGCCCGGGTGTCGGTCGCGTACCTCTCGGAGATCGAGCGTGGCCGCAAGGAGGCGTCGTCCGAGGTGCTCGTCGCCGTGTGCCGGGCGCTCGGGATGCGGCTCGTCGACCTGGTCGGCGCCGCGCACTCGGAGCTCGCGCGCGCCGAGGGTCGCGTCGTCGTCGACCTGGCCGACCCGCGCCGCGCGCCGCGCGACCCCGCGGCGGCGGACCCGACGCGGGCCGTCGTCGTCGACCTCCACGCCCGTGTGCCGGGCCCGGACCGCGTCGTCACGACGACGGACGCGGTCCTGCTCGCCGCCTGAGCCGCGGAGCCCGCTCTCGGCCCCCGGGGGCCGTCGGGCACGGGTGCCGCCCGGCGTGCCGTCAGGACGGCCCCGACGCGACAGCGCCGGGCATGCGGTCGGACACGCGCCGAGCGCCCGGCGTGCGGTCGGGCACGTGCCGAGCGCCCGGCATGCGGTCGGACACGTGCCGAGCGCCCGCCGTGCAGTCGGGCACGCGCCCGGCGCCCGGCGTGCGGTCGGGCACGCGACCGGCCCGACCGCACGCGACGTCACGCCGCGGGCAGCGCGGTCGGCACGTCCTTGAGCGTCGCGACGACGCGGTCGGCGAGCCCGTACTCGACGGCCTGCTCGGCGGTGAGGATGAGGTCGCGGTCGGTGTCGCGCCGCAGCCGCTCGACGCTCTGCCCGGTGTGCCGGGACAGGATCTGCTCGACCTGCCCGCGCAGCCGCTGGATCTCGGCGGCCTGGATCTCCAGGTCGGCGGCGGTCCCCTCGGCTCCACCGGACGGCTGGTGCAGCAGCACGCGCGCGTGCTCCAGGACGTGCCGCTGCCCCGGTGTGCCCGCGGCGAGCAGCACGGCGGCGGCGGACGCGGCCTGACCGAGGCAGAACGTCGCGACGGGGGGCCGGACGTACTGCATCGTGTCGTACACCGCGAGCAGGGCCGTGAGTGAGCCGCCCGGGGAGTTCACGTAGACGTGGATGGGCAGCTCGGCGCTCTCCGACTGCAGGTGCAGCAGCTGCGCGATGACGACGTTCGCGACGCCGTCGTCGATCTCGGTGCCGAGGAAGACGATCCGGTCGGAGAGCAGCCGCGAGAACACGTCGGACGTCCGCTCGCCCGTCGGCCGCTGCTCGACGACGTACGGGATCGTGTACTGGCCGGCCATCAGAGCCCCGCCTTCCGCAGGGCGCCGTCGGGGCGGACGTCGTCGAGGTGCTCGACGACCTTGTCGACGAACCCGTACTCGAGCGCCTCCGCGGCGGTGAACCAGCGGTCGCGGTCGGAGTCGCGCTCGATGGTCTCGACGCCCTGCCCGGTGTGCTCGGCGATGAGGCCCTGCATCGTGCGCTTCACGTGCGCCATGTTCTGCGCCTGGATCGCGATGTCGACGGCCGTCCCACCGATCCCGCCCGACGGCTGGTGCATGAGCACGCGCGCGTGCCGCAGCGCGAACCGCTTGCCGGGCGTCCCCGCGCTGAGCAGGAACTGCGCGGCCGACGCGGCGAGCCCCATCGCGAGGGTGGCCACGTCGTTCGGGATGAGCCGCATGGTGTCGTACATGGCGAGCGCCGCGCTGACGGAGCCGCCGGGCGAGTTGATGTAGAGCGCGATGTCGCGCCGCGGGTCCTCCGCGGACAGCAGCAGGAGCTGCGCGCAGACGCGGTTCGCGACGGCGTCGTCGACCTCCTGCCCCAGCACGACGATGCGCTGGTGCAGCAGCCGGGTCGCGAGGTCGTCGTCGAACGGCCGTGCGGTCGGTGGTGCGGCGGTGCGGGCGGTGACGGTCATCGGGGTCCTCCTCGGTTCGTCGGTCCCTCGACGTTCGCACCGCACCGGCTGCCCCGGCCGCCCGCTCTGCCCTGAGCAGATCCGCCCCGGGCAGACACCCGCTGGCCCACCGACGACCCGTCCACGCGACGACCCGGCGCCGGCGACCGGAGACGGCGTCTCAGCGGTCACCATCACCGGGTCGGACGCGGCCGACGATCGCCGCGAGAGCGGCGCAGTGACGAGACGCGTGCCGGAGAGGTGTGCCGCCACGGCGGACGGCAGAGGCCCCCGGGACCGGACGGTCCCAGGGGCCTCGCGTACGTCAGGCGGGTGTCAGCCGGCGACGACCTTGACGGTCACCTTCGCGGCGACGTCCGCGTGCAGGCGGACGGACACCTTGTACTCGCCGGTCGCCTTGATCGGCTGGCCGATCTCGACCTTGCGCTTGTCGATCGCCGGGGCGCCCGACGCCTTGACCGCGTCCGCGATCTCGGCGGTCGTGACGGCACCGAACAGGCGACCCGAGTCGCCCGCCTTGGCGGTGATGACGACGGCCTTCGACTCGAGCGAGTCGCGGACGGCCTTGGCGTCGTCGAGCGTCGCGATCTCACGGGCCTTGCGGGCCTTGCGGATCGCGGTGACGTCCTTCTCGGCACCCTTGGTCCACGGCGTGGCCAGGTTGCGCGGGATGAGGTAGTTGCGGGCGTACCCGTCCTTCACCTCGACGACGTCGCCGGGGGCACCGAGACCGGTGACCTCGTGGGTCAGGATGATCTTCGCCATGTCAGGTCTCCTTTCTCAGCGGGCCGACGACGAGTACGGCAGCAGGGCCATCTCGCGGGCGTTCTTGACGGCACGCGCGATCGCGCGCTGCTCCTGCACGGACACGCCCGTCACGCGACGCGCGCGGATCTTCCCGCGGTCGGAGATGAACTTCCGCAGCAGGGCGGTGTCCTTGTAGTCGACCGTCTCGATCTTGGCGGCCTTGAGGGGGTTCTGCTTCTTCTTGGGCTTGCGAACAACGGCCTTGGCCATCGTGGTGCTCCTTCGTTCGGAGCCCCGGGCTTTGCCGGACCCGGGGATGGGATGTCTGGGGGTTGGGGACCCGCCGGTCAGAACGGGGGCTCGTCGGAGTAGCCGCCGCCACCGGAACCACCCGCGGGAGTCGCCCACGGGTCGTCCTGCTGGCCGCCGCCGCCACCGCCGCCGTAGCCACCGCCGCCACCGGAGTAGCCGCCGCCGCCGCCACCGCCACCGCTGAAGCCGCCGCCACCCGAACGCTGGGTCCGGGTGACCTTGGCCGTGGCGTAGCGGAGCGAGGGGCCGACCTCGTCGACCTGCAGCTCGTACACGGTGCGCTTCTCGCCCTCACGGGTCTCGTAGGAGCGCTGCACGAGCCGGCCGGTGACGATGACGCGGGTGCCCTTGGTGAGCGACTCGGCGACCGACTCGGCCGCCTCCCGCCAGATCGAGCAGCGCAGGAACAGCGTGTCGCCGTCCTTCCACTCGTTGCTCTGGCGGTCGAACGTGCGCGGCGTCGACGCGACGGTGAAGTTCGCCACCGCCGCACCCGACGGGGTGAAGCGGAGCTCGGGGTCCCCCGTGAGGTTCCCGATCACCGTGATGGTGGTCTCACCAGCCATGCCAGCTCCTCGCTCGTTCGATCAGTCGGAAACGGTCCTGGGGACCGCACGTCGGTTCCGCACGGTACGCGCGGAGACCGACACTCACGCGTCGGCGCGCAGCACCTTGGTCCGCAGGACGACCTCGTTGAGGCCGAGCTGACGGTCGAGCTCCTTGGCGGTCGCGGGCTCCGCGGTGAAGTCGACGACGGCGTAGATGCCCTCGGACTTCTTCTTGATGTCGTACGCGAGGCGACGACGGCCCCAGATGTCCACCTTGTCGACGGTGCCACCGTCGGTCTTGACGACCGACAGGTACTTGTCGAGCGACGGGGCGACGGTGCGCTCCTCGATCTCGGGGTCGAGGATGATCATGATCTCGTACTGACGCAGGCTCATACCCACCTCCTCTGGTCTCGGCGGTCACGGTCGTTCCGTGACAGGAGGGTTCTGTGCGTCGCTGCGCGTGCTCGTCGGGCCGATCGGCGGCCGCCGGGCACAGGCACAGCAAGGGCCAAGCCTACCGGCCCGCCGCCACCCGCCGAAATCGCGGGTCGACGACGGGCCGGCAGGCCCGGACGTGCGGGGGCGGCGTCAGCCGCCGTTGCCCCCGCCGCCGCCGTTGTTGCCACCCGCGTTGGCGGGCTGCGTCGGCTGCGGCGTCGGCTGCTGGGTCGGCGGCGGCTGGGTCGGCTGCGGCTTCGGACCCGTCGAGACGACGATGGTCACCGTGCTGCCGGGCGCCGCCTGCCCGCCGCGCGGGTCGGCGCGGATCACGCGACCGGTCGTGACCGTGTCGGACGACTCCTTCTGGACCACCACCACGAGTCCCAGCGCGTCGAGCGTCGCCGTGGCGTCGGCCTCGAGCTTGCCCTCGACGTTCGGCACGTCGACCACGGTCGGCTCCGGCGGGGCCTCGGTCGCGGGCGCCTCGGTCGCCGTCTCCGTCGGGAGGGGCGTCGCGCTGGGCTTGCCGCCGACGTTCGCACGCGGCGGGAACTGCTGGACGTCGGCGTACTGCGGCAGCGTGAAGGCCTGCTTCATGTACGACTGCCAGATGAACGCCGGCCAGGTGGAGCCGGTGACGTACTTGACGCTGCCGATGGGCGAGATCGACTCGTCCGACGTCCCGTCCGGCGCCTTCTGCGACATCGCCACGACCGTCGCCATGTTCGGCGTGAAGCCGGCGAACCACGCCGCCTTGTTGTCGTTCGTCGTCCCGGTCTTGCCGGCGATCGGACGTCCGAGCGGCTTGATCCACGTCTTGCCCGAGCCGTTCTGCACGACCTGCTGCATCGCGAAGCTGGTGTCCGCCATGACGTCGGCCTGGAAGACGCGCTCACCCTCGCTGGGCGCCTGGTACGCGGTGCTGCCGTCCGGGTTCGTCACGATCGCGACCACGTGGACGGGGAACTTCACGCCCTGGTTCGCGAACGTCGCGTACGCGTGCGCCAGGTCGATCGGGTGGATCGCGTCGGTCCCGAGCACGTTCGACACGTTCTGCGGGCTGACCCCGGGCACACCCGCCCGGGCGGCCACGTCCGCCGTCTTGTCGGGGCCGACCTCGATGTTGAGCTGCGCGTAGACGGTGTTGACCGACAGCTCCGTCGCCTTCACGAGGTCGATGGTGCCGAAGTTGTCGCCGTCGAAGTTCCGGACCGGCGTGTTGCCGCCGTCCCACTCGGGGAACTTCTGCCCCGAGCGCCCGTTGTACGTCTTCTTCAGCGGGATGCCGTTCTCGAGCCCGGCGACGAGGGCGAACGGCTTGAACGTCGAACCGCCCTGGACGTTCTCGAACGTCGCGTGGTTGCGCTGGTCGGTCTCGTTGTTCGGGCCGCCGTAGAGCGCGACGATCCCGCCGGTCTGCGGGTCGATCGACGTGATGGAGTACTTCGTCCGCTCGCCCGGCACCGCGCCGTCCTGGCGCTCGAGCGCGCCCGCCCGGAACCCGTCGGCGGTCGCGATCGCCATGTCCTGCAGCGGCTTGCGGATCGTCGTCACGACGGACATGCCGGCGCGGTTGATGTCGTCCTCGGACATCGTCAGCGGCGAGCCGGCGAGCTCCTTCTTCACCATCTGCAGCAGCAGGCCGTTCGGGCCCATCTTCGACTGCGACGGCTGCTCCGGGATGAGCGTGGCGGAGGGGAACACGAGCGTCGCGCGCTCGGCCGCCGGGAGCGCGCCGATGTCGACCATGTTGTCGAGCACGTAGTTCCAGCGGGCCTCGGCCTTCTCGGGGCTGACCGCCGGGTCCCAGTTGTTGGGCGACGGGATGATGCCCGCGAGCACGGCCGCCTCGGACACGCTGAGGTCCTTCGCACCCTTGCCGAAGTACGACTGGGCGGCGGCCTCGATGCCGTACGAGTCACGGCCGAAGTAGATGGTGTTGAGGTAGCGCTCGAGGATCTTGCCCTTGTCCTCGGTGCGCGCGAGCTTGATCGCGAGCAGCGCCTCGCGCGCCTTGCCGACGTAGTCGGTGGTCGTCGAGAAGTAGTAGCGCTCGACGTACTGCTGCGTCAGCGTCGAACCACCCTGCGTCTTGCCGCCGCGCACGTTGTTGAGGAAGGCGCGCGCCATGCCGACGGGGTCGACGCCCGAGTTGGTCTCGAACGTCTTGTCCTCGGCGGCGATGACCGCCTTGCCGACGTACTCGGGCAGCGACGCGAGCTCGACGATCGTGCGCTTCTGCACCGCGAACGTGCCCATGACCTCGCCGTGCGGCTGGTCGGGGGTCTCGGGGGCGAAGTAGACGGTCGTCGTCTGGGCTGCGGTGTCGGCGTTGGGGTCCGGGATCGTCACGCTGTTGTACGCCGCGACCGCGCCGCCCAGCATGAGGAAGACGAGCGTCACGAACGAGCCGAGCACGAAGCGCCACGACGGCAGCCAGCGGTGCAGGCCGGTGTAGCCCGAGCGCGGGTAGTCGAAGAACCGGCGCTTGCGCGGCGCGACGCCGGCGGCGCCCGTGGTGGAGGCGGTGGTGGCGCTCGACGCCGGACGGGTGCGCGTGCTGCGACGCGACCGTGCGGGCGCGGCGCGCCGGTTCGTGCCTGCCAAGGCGGTGCCTTCCTGACGACGACAAGTCCGCGGGACGTCGCGCCGGTGGCCATCGGGGGTCGGCCGGATCCGGGCGCACGTCTACCGCGGAGCCCAGTATGGGGGCACGCGCTGTGTCCGCCCAGGGATGGGAGGCCCGTCCGGCCGGACCCTTCACACGATCGGCACGGAGCACCCAGCCCTCCCCCGCGAGCGGCCGTTCCTGTGTGGCGTGGGTCACCGATCGCACAGGTCGGAGGCCGTCCGCGCACGCGTGACTTGTCCGGAGGCATCGGCTCGACATACTCTCCGGATGTATCGAGTTGATACATCGACGGCCATCCGCCTCGACGAAGCGGTCCGGACGTCGTCCTGTTCGTCCCGGTGCGCCTCCCGCGCCCGGACCGTACCAAGCCTGGAGGAGGTAGCGCCGTGCGTGGTCGTTCCGACGTGCTCGAGCCCGCCATCCTCGGGCTGCTGCACGAGTCCCCCATGCACGGGTACGAGCTGCGCAAGCGGCTCAACCTCGTGCTCGGGTCGTTCCGCGCGCTGTCCTACGGGTCGCTGTACCCCTGCCTCAAGTCGCTCGTCGACCGCGGCTGGATCGTCGGCACCGAGTCCGCCCCCGGCGCCGCGCACGGCGTCGGCAGCAAGCGCGCGCGGATCGTCTACCAGCTCACGGCCGACGGCAAGGAACACCTCCAGCAGGTGCTCGCGTCGTCCGGGCCGTCCGCCTGGGAGGACGAGAACTTCGACGTCCGGTTCGCGTTCTTCGCGCAGACCGACGCCGAGACCAGGCTCCGGATCCTCGAGGGCAGGCGCACCCGCCTGACGGAACGCCTCGAGACGATCCGTGTGTCCTTCGCCCGCACCCGCGAGCGCATGGACGAGTACACGCTCGAGCTCCAGCGGCACGGCCTCGAACAGGTCGAGCGAGAGGTCCGCTGGCTCGACGGGCTCATCGACAACGAGCGCGGCCACCGTCGCGCGCGTACCGCAGGCACCGGCCGCCCGGCCGGAGCCGACACCACCGCTGTGCCGTCCGACTCCGTCGACACGGCGAACACCACCGAGAAGGAGCGAGGATGACCTCCATCCGCGTCGCCATCGTCGGCGTCGGCAACTGCGCCGCGTCGCTGGTCCAGGGCGTGCACTACTACGCCGACGCCGACCCGAACGGCACCGTGCCGGGTCTCATGCACGTGCAGTTCGGTGACTACCACGTGCGTGACATCGAGTTCGTCGCGGCCTTCGACGTCGACGCGAAGAAGGTCGGCTTCGACCTGTCCGAGGCGATCGTCGCCTCCGAGAACAACACCATCAAGATCTGCGACGTCCCGCCGCTCGGCGTGACCGTGCAGCGCGGCCACACGCTCGACGGCCTCGGCAAGTACTACTCGCAGACCATCGAGGAGTCCGACGCCGAGCCCGTCGACATCGTCGCCACGCTCCGCGAGGTCCAGGCCGACGTCCTCATCTGCTACCTGCCCGTCGGGTCGGAGGCCGCCGCGAAGTTCTACGCGCAGGCCGCCATCGACGCGGGCGTCGCGTTCGTCAACGCCCTGCCCGTCTTCATCGCGTCCGACCCCGAGTGGGCCGCGAAGTTCGAGGCCGCCGGTGTCCCGATCGTCGGCGACGACATCAAGTCGCAGGTCGGCGCGACCATCACGCACCGCGTGCTCGCCCGCCTGTTCGAGGACCGCGGCGTCATCCTGGACCGCACGTACCAGCTGAACGTCGGCGGCAACATGGACTTCAAGAACATGCTCGAGCGCGAGCGCCTGGAGTCCAAGAAGGTCTCGAAGACGCAGGCCGTCACCTCCAACCTCTCCGGCCCGCTGGCCGGCAAGAAGGAGGACCGCAACGTCCACATCGGCCCGTCGGACTACGTCGCGTGGCTCGACGACCGCAAGTGGGCGTACGTCCGCCTCGAGGGTCGCGCCTTCGGTGAGGTCCCGCTGAACCTCGAGTACA
The sequence above is a segment of the Cellulomonas fimi genome. Coding sequences within it:
- a CDS encoding AraC family transcriptional regulator; translation: MKPDTGDHAAAGRTTPAARGAAHARGGSGAAVDEVERAHLVDPADRSFRIGRWAPEADLTDLVRRYWVPTWDVPGNGSAAQQVLQYPVCLVVVADSYARFYGVAPGLSTTTLTGRGWAVGVLLQPAAGALLTGGSVAAWTGRHADVAAALAGTTPAADVGRLVADVRAEMGPDPTDESRQHAATDLVGELLRRWLPVDDEGRQVNAIVDAVEHDPELLRVAQLCERFGMTERSLQRLTRRRLGLSPKWLVQRRRLHEAAGLLRAGGTTVADVAARLGYADEPHLSRDFRRVTGMTPGAFAARYATPSGSADA
- a CDS encoding TIGR03086 family metal-binding protein; its protein translation is MTDNPTLQTYARHADGMQATLDAIAAPSWDSPSACAGWTGRDVVAHLVDSQRDFLTTHGAALGPRPDLADPAAAWRAHTAEVRGLLAEPGFVEREYESFGSTTTVGATLDMFYGFDMIAHRWDVTAADGRAYTFDDADLDVIEGMVAAMGDTLYTSGVCAPALDVAPDADRQTRALAALGRPATVGV
- a CDS encoding helix-turn-helix domain-containing protein, encoding MTHELTARPHRVAHPSDAAGPAGHRVGDRVEPLLRRLVGAILRERREDQGRTLRDVAVDARVSVAYLSEIERGRKEASSEVLVAVCRALGMRLVDLVGAAHSELARAEGRVVVDLADPRRAPRDPAAADPTRAVVVDLHARVPGPDRVVTTTDAVLLAA
- a CDS encoding ClpP family protease, with amino-acid sequence MAGQYTIPYVVEQRPTGERTSDVFSRLLSDRIVFLGTEIDDGVANVVIAQLLHLQSESAELPIHVYVNSPGGSLTALLAVYDTMQYVRPPVATFCLGQAASAAAVLLAAGTPGQRHVLEHARVLLHQPSGGAEGTAADLEIQAAEIQRLRGQVEQILSRHTGQSVERLRRDTDRDLILTAEQAVEYGLADRVVATLKDVPTALPAA
- a CDS encoding ClpP family protease, with translation MTVTARTAAPPTARPFDDDLATRLLHQRIVVLGQEVDDAVANRVCAQLLLLSAEDPRRDIALYINSPGGSVSAALAMYDTMRLIPNDVATLAMGLAASAAQFLLSAGTPGKRFALRHARVLMHQPSGGIGGTAVDIAIQAQNMAHVKRTMQGLIAEHTGQGVETIERDSDRDRWFTAAEALEYGFVDKVVEHLDDVRPDGALRKAGL
- the rplI gene encoding 50S ribosomal protein L9, which produces MAKIILTHEVTGLGAPGDVVEVKDGYARNYLIPRNLATPWTKGAEKDVTAIRKARKAREIATLDDAKAVRDSLESKAVVITAKAGDSGRLFGAVTTAEIADAVKASGAPAIDKRKVEIGQPIKATGEYKVSVRLHADVAAKVTVKVVAG
- the rpsR gene encoding 30S ribosomal protein S18, yielding MAKAVVRKPKKKQNPLKAAKIETVDYKDTALLRKFISDRGKIRARRVTGVSVQEQRAIARAVKNAREMALLPYSSSAR
- a CDS encoding single-stranded DNA-binding protein, with translation MAGETTITVIGNLTGDPELRFTPSGAAVANFTVASTPRTFDRQSNEWKDGDTLFLRCSIWREAAESVAESLTKGTRVIVTGRLVQRSYETREGEKRTVYELQVDEVGPSLRYATAKVTRTQRSGGGGFSGGGGGGGGYSGGGGGYGGGGGGGQQDDPWATPAGGSGGGGYSDEPPF
- the rpsF gene encoding 30S ribosomal protein S6 — encoded protein: MSLRQYEIMIILDPEIEERTVAPSLDKYLSVVKTDGGTVDKVDIWGRRRLAYDIKKKSEGIYAVVDFTAEPATAKELDRQLGLNEVVLRTKVLRADA
- a CDS encoding transglycosylase domain-containing protein, with the protein product MAGTNRRAAPARSRRSTRTRPASSATTASTTGAAGVAPRKRRFFDYPRSGYTGLHRWLPSWRFVLGSFVTLVFLMLGGAVAAYNSVTIPDPNADTAAQTTTVYFAPETPDQPHGEVMGTFAVQKRTIVELASLPEYVGKAVIAAEDKTFETNSGVDPVGMARAFLNNVRGGKTQGGSTLTQQYVERYYFSTTTDYVGKAREALLAIKLARTEDKGKILERYLNTIYFGRDSYGIEAAAQSYFGKGAKDLSVSEAAVLAGIIPSPNNWDPAVSPEKAEARWNYVLDNMVDIGALPAAERATLVFPSATLIPEQPSQSKMGPNGLLLQMVKKELAGSPLTMSEDDINRAGMSVVTTIRKPLQDMAIATADGFRAGALERQDGAVPGERTKYSITSIDPQTGGIVALYGGPNNETDQRNHATFENVQGGSTFKPFALVAGLENGIPLKKTYNGRSGQKFPEWDGGNTPVRNFDGDNFGTIDLVKATELSVNTVYAQLNIEVGPDKTADVAARAGVPGVSPQNVSNVLGTDAIHPIDLAHAYATFANQGVKFPVHVVAIVTNPDGSTAYQAPSEGERVFQADVMADTSFAMQQVVQNGSGKTWIKPLGRPIAGKTGTTNDNKAAWFAGFTPNMATVVAMSQKAPDGTSDESISPIGSVKYVTGSTWPAFIWQSYMKQAFTLPQYADVQQFPPRANVGGKPSATPLPTETATEAPATEAPPEPTVVDVPNVEGKLEADATATLDALGLVVVVQKESSDTVTTGRVIRADPRGGQAAPGSTVTIVVSTGPKPQPTQPPPTQQPTPQPTQPANAGGNNGGGGGNGG
- a CDS encoding PadR family transcriptional regulator — its product is MRGRSDVLEPAILGLLHESPMHGYELRKRLNLVLGSFRALSYGSLYPCLKSLVDRGWIVGTESAPGAAHGVGSKRARIVYQLTADGKEHLQQVLASSGPSAWEDENFDVRFAFFAQTDAETRLRILEGRRTRLTERLETIRVSFARTRERMDEYTLELQRHGLEQVEREVRWLDGLIDNERGHRRARTAGTGRPAGADTTAVPSDSVDTANTTEKERG
- a CDS encoding inositol-3-phosphate synthase, which gives rise to MTSIRVAIVGVGNCAASLVQGVHYYADADPNGTVPGLMHVQFGDYHVRDIEFVAAFDVDAKKVGFDLSEAIVASENNTIKICDVPPLGVTVQRGHTLDGLGKYYSQTIEESDAEPVDIVATLREVQADVLICYLPVGSEAAAKFYAQAAIDAGVAFVNALPVFIASDPEWAAKFEAAGVPIVGDDIKSQVGATITHRVLARLFEDRGVILDRTYQLNVGGNMDFKNMLERERLESKKVSKTQAVTSNLSGPLAGKKEDRNVHIGPSDYVAWLDDRKWAYVRLEGRAFGEVPLNLEYKLEVWDSPNSAGIIIDALRAAKIAKDRGIGGPILSASTYFMKSPPVQMEDQKGRAQLESFIRGEVER